The Hymenobacter sp. 5317J-9 genome has a window encoding:
- a CDS encoding tetratricopeptide repeat protein, with product MRQVALSLLFWLGAVAIGYAQPTEGAAKPPTKLSRKEQRALEKEQREIDKKLAEAKAKRAAAPPLSEREREMSEALFVDGVKYVMLEDYTKGLEQLLKAYTLSPDNAALNYKIAEANLLSGNLRDANNYAEASIRLDPKNAYYYLLLAQIQASQKQYDSATKTYAALIKQVPNSGNYLFNLADLYLAQNKLPEALTTLDQAEKEFGQVDEISFKKQQIYLKQNKLDLALAEGEKLIKANPTESRYVLAQAEMYASNNRLPDALRVAQQALRLDPDNPQAHMILAEVYRQQKQPEESAQQLKQAFASPALDIDDRVRVLVGYIKQLPSPTESVNQLARDLAAATIKAYPKDAKSYAVAGDIQTLTDHKKDARDTYLKALRYDNSKFQLWQQVVLIDAELNQTDSLLVHTDRALELFPNQSSLWFYNGVAHLLKKQPQKGVKALEHGRKLVVNNPELLGQFDAQLGDAYHEMHLYEKSDEAYEAALASDPNNVQVLNNYSYFLSLRGEKLDKAKQMSGKVVKQFPDNDTYLDTYAWVLYKMKDYAGAKAALEKAMQTTKDASVIEHYGDVLFQLGDKDKAVAEWQRARKAGVASNLLERKLKDRKLYE from the coding sequence ATGCGTCAAGTTGCTCTGAGTCTGTTGTTTTGGTTGGGTGCGGTGGCCATTGGCTACGCCCAGCCCACGGAGGGCGCCGCCAAGCCGCCCACCAAACTGAGCCGTAAGGAGCAGCGTGCCCTGGAAAAAGAGCAGCGCGAAATCGACAAGAAACTGGCCGAGGCGAAGGCCAAGCGCGCCGCCGCGCCGCCGCTGTCGGAGCGCGAGCGGGAAATGAGCGAGGCCCTGTTTGTGGATGGGGTGAAGTATGTGATGCTGGAGGACTACACCAAAGGCCTGGAGCAGCTGCTGAAAGCGTACACGTTAAGCCCCGACAACGCGGCCCTCAACTACAAGATTGCTGAAGCCAACCTGCTGAGCGGCAACCTTCGCGACGCCAACAACTACGCCGAGGCTTCCATCCGGCTCGACCCGAAAAACGCTTACTATTACCTGCTGCTGGCCCAGATTCAGGCCAGCCAGAAGCAGTACGACAGCGCCACCAAAACCTACGCGGCCCTCATCAAGCAGGTGCCGAACTCGGGCAACTACCTGTTTAACCTGGCCGACCTGTACCTGGCTCAGAACAAGCTGCCCGAGGCGCTGACGACCCTGGACCAGGCCGAAAAGGAGTTTGGGCAGGTGGATGAGATTTCCTTCAAGAAGCAGCAGATTTACCTCAAGCAGAACAAGCTGGACCTGGCCCTGGCCGAGGGCGAAAAGCTCATCAAGGCCAACCCGACCGAAAGCCGCTACGTGCTGGCCCAGGCCGAGATGTACGCCAGCAACAACCGCCTGCCCGACGCCCTGCGCGTGGCCCAGCAGGCCCTGCGCCTCGACCCCGACAACCCCCAGGCCCACATGATACTGGCCGAGGTGTACCGCCAGCAAAAGCAGCCCGAAGAATCGGCCCAGCAGCTGAAGCAGGCATTCGCCAGCCCCGCGTTGGACATTGACGACCGGGTGCGGGTGCTGGTGGGCTACATCAAGCAGCTGCCCAGCCCCACCGAATCGGTGAACCAGTTGGCGCGGGATTTGGCCGCGGCCACCATCAAAGCCTATCCTAAGGACGCGAAATCTTACGCCGTGGCCGGCGACATTCAGACCCTGACCGACCACAAAAAGGACGCCCGCGACACCTACCTGAAGGCCCTGCGCTACGACAACTCCAAGTTTCAACTCTGGCAGCAGGTGGTGCTTATTGATGCCGAACTGAACCAGACCGATTCGCTGCTGGTGCACACCGACCGGGCGCTGGAGCTGTTTCCGAACCAGTCGTCGCTGTGGTTCTACAACGGCGTGGCGCATTTGCTGAAAAAGCAGCCGCAGAAGGGCGTGAAAGCCCTGGAGCACGGCCGCAAGCTGGTAGTGAACAACCCCGAGCTATTGGGACAGTTTGACGCCCAGCTGGGCGACGCCTACCACGAAATGCACCTGTACGAAAAGTCGGACGAGGCCTACGAAGCGGCCCTGGCCAGTGACCCCAACAACGTGCAGGTGCTCAACAACTACAGCTACTTCCTCTCGCTACGGGGCGAGAAGCTGGACAAAGCCAAGCAGATGTCGGGCAAGGTGGTGAAGCAATTTCCCGATAACGACACTTACCTCGATACCTACGCCTGGGTGCTCTACAAGATGAAGGACTACGCCGGCGCGAAAGCGGCGCTGGAAAAAGCCATGCAAACCACCAAAGACGCCTCCGTGATTGAACACTACGGCGACGTCCTGTTCCAGCTCGGCGACAAGGACAAGGCCGTGGCCGAGTGGCAGCGCGCCCGCAAGGCCGGCGTGGCCTCCAACCTGCTGGAACGCAAATTGAAAGACCGAAAACTGTATGAATAA
- a CDS encoding DUF4292 domain-containing protein: MNKISLLLALGLLTGGCARKAVPTASTTGPGTSVSTAEPAVRATNTTFVFLNAKGKAQINMKGEKQGANIALRMRRDSIIWVSASLVGIEGVRAVLTRDSVHVLNRLEKTYFSGGYDYLSKLLNVPISFAQMQALLLGDYLPAPAGTTPTIAVEEAGRQRVSYPLAGVLIERLLQAETGRVQQLKVKDDATQRNLTVDYTDFKPLEDQGNLPFAHATFIQAQQPSAGAVTAAINYSKVNVGRERLAFPFAVPKGYKRQK, from the coding sequence ATGAATAAAATTTCTTTGCTGTTGGCGCTGGGCCTGCTGACGGGTGGCTGTGCCCGCAAGGCCGTGCCCACTGCCTCTACCACCGGCCCCGGCACGTCGGTATCGACGGCCGAGCCCGCGGTGCGGGCCACCAACACCACGTTTGTGTTCTTGAATGCCAAGGGCAAAGCCCAAATCAACATGAAGGGCGAAAAGCAAGGTGCCAACATTGCCTTGCGCATGCGCCGCGACAGCATCATCTGGGTGTCGGCGTCGCTGGTGGGCATTGAGGGCGTGCGGGCCGTGCTCACCCGCGACTCGGTGCACGTGCTGAACCGCCTGGAAAAAACCTACTTCTCGGGCGGCTACGACTACCTCAGCAAGCTGCTGAACGTGCCCATCAGCTTTGCTCAGATGCAGGCCCTGCTGCTGGGCGACTACCTGCCGGCCCCCGCCGGCACCACGCCCACCATTGCCGTGGAAGAAGCCGGCCGCCAGCGCGTGAGCTACCCGCTGGCCGGCGTGCTCATCGAGCGCCTGTTGCAAGCCGAAACCGGCCGCGTGCAGCAGCTCAAGGTGAAGGACGACGCCACCCAGCGCAACCTAACCGTGGACTACACCGATTTCAAGCCGCTGGAAGACCAGGGCAACCTGCCCTTTGCGCACGCCACGTTCATTCAGGCCCAGCAGCCCTCGGCGGGCGCCGTGACGGCGGCCATCAACTACAGCAAGGTGAACGTGGGGCGCGAGCGGCTCGCGTTTCCATTTGCCGTGCCCAAGGGCTACAAGCGGCAGAAATAG
- a CDS encoding peptidoglycan DD-metalloendopeptidase family protein: protein MDWYLVNNVSLQRLEQVARVGARLVGRRGLWLCLLSLWLVAPAAAQQRNKKQPPKTTRTAKKTKATARPVPRKSAAARPARLKTKAQLERERQANLRQIQATSQALNQTQEKKKVSLGQLNVIKEKLTVKKQVIQGISTQLHGIETNVHQTATEVLKTQQTLRELKAEYARLLYTASKTANGFNRLMFLFASESFNQFTLRLRYIRQYTEERQRQAARIMGTQYRLHQQLSGLTEQQKRKSSLLNSQLNENRNLLSLKTKEDEMVQQLSQQEQGLRQELEERRQAVNRLDNLIAERVREEIARAARAARLAARREAALAAAREARRAAAARNAGGGAGPARPRRDPETASAAAADDDPTAAPESDAPETAAEKAADRRAVRIALTPETALASSSFSGNRGRLPWPVSRGFISQHFGRHPHPVLKNVTVENRGIDIQTGEGEAVRSCFDGKVLTIANIAGMNTIVMIQHGDFFTVYAKLRSVSVHEGQRVSAREVIGTVATSAEGTSEVQFQVWHNSANLNPENWLGRK, encoded by the coding sequence TTGGACTGGTATCTGGTGAACAACGTCTCTTTACAACGCCTTGAGCAAGTTGCCCGTGTCGGGGCCCGGCTGGTGGGCCGGCGCGGGCTGTGGCTGTGCCTGCTGAGCTTGTGGCTGGTGGCGCCCGCCGCGGCCCAGCAGCGCAACAAGAAGCAGCCGCCTAAAACCACCAGAACGGCCAAAAAAACCAAAGCAACGGCCCGCCCTGTGCCGCGCAAGTCGGCTGCTGCGCGCCCGGCCCGCCTCAAAACCAAGGCCCAACTGGAGCGGGAGCGCCAGGCCAACCTGCGCCAGATTCAGGCCACTAGCCAAGCCCTGAACCAGACCCAGGAAAAGAAGAAAGTGAGCTTGGGCCAGCTCAACGTCATCAAGGAAAAGCTGACGGTGAAGAAGCAGGTCATTCAGGGCATTTCGACCCAGCTGCACGGCATCGAAACCAACGTGCACCAAACGGCCACCGAGGTGCTCAAAACCCAGCAAACCCTGCGCGAGCTCAAAGCCGAATACGCCCGCCTGCTGTACACGGCCTCGAAAACGGCCAACGGCTTCAACCGGCTCATGTTCTTGTTTGCGTCGGAGTCGTTCAACCAGTTTACGCTGCGGCTGCGCTACATCCGGCAGTATACCGAGGAGCGCCAGCGCCAGGCAGCCCGCATCATGGGCACGCAGTACCGGCTGCACCAGCAGCTTTCGGGCCTCACCGAGCAGCAGAAACGCAAGAGCAGCCTGCTGAACAGCCAGTTGAATGAAAATCGCAACCTGCTTTCTCTGAAAACGAAGGAAGACGAGATGGTGCAGCAGCTCAGCCAGCAGGAGCAGGGCCTGCGCCAGGAGCTGGAAGAGCGCCGCCAGGCCGTAAACCGCCTCGACAACCTCATTGCCGAGCGGGTACGCGAAGAAATAGCCCGCGCCGCTCGCGCTGCCCGCTTAGCCGCCCGCCGCGAAGCCGCGCTGGCCGCTGCCCGCGAGGCGCGCCGGGCCGCGGCGGCCCGCAACGCCGGCGGCGGCGCCGGCCCCGCCCGCCCGCGCCGCGACCCCGAAACCGCTTCGGCCGCCGCTGCCGATGACGACCCCACCGCCGCGCCGGAAAGCGACGCCCCCGAAACCGCCGCCGAGAAAGCCGCCGACCGCCGCGCCGTGCGCATTGCCCTCACGCCCGAAACGGCGCTGGCGTCCTCGTCCTTTTCCGGCAACCGCGGCCGCCTGCCGTGGCCGGTGAGCCGCGGCTTCATCAGCCAGCACTTTGGCCGCCACCCGCACCCGGTGTTGAAAAACGTAACCGTCGAAAACCGCGGCATCGACATTCAAACCGGCGAGGGCGAGGCCGTGCGCTCCTGCTTCGACGGCAAGGTGCTCACCATCGCCAACATTGCGGGCATGAACACCATCGTCATGATTCAGCACGGCGACTTCTTCACGGTGTACGCCAAGCTGCGCTCGGTGAGCGTGCACGAGGGCCAGCGCGTGAGCGCCCGCGAGGTCATCGGCACGGTGGCTACCTCGGCCGAAGGCACGTCGGAGGTGCAGTTTCAAGTGTGGCACAACTCGGCCAACCTGAACCCGGAGAACTGGCTGGGGCGCAAGTAG
- a CDS encoding GAF domain-containing DNA-binding protein has protein sequence MNPSPTTTPPDSALRQVNEADRLDALRSYQILDTGQEQVFTDIAQLSAFICGTPISLVSLIDDSRQWFKAHVGLDTQQTPREHAFCQYAMRANDVYEVRDATADARFANNPLVTSDPNIRFYAGAPLLSPEGQPLGTLCAIDTVPRVLTADQRDALRILARQVMAHLELRRVRLQLEDERQKLEGVLRMANHTGDSLYANNRTEIFVKQDQRLVRVLTADLQYVEALGDYVNLHTTRERLTMYGTMKDLETKLPVRDFARIHRKYIVRLDRIVSIEADAALLDGVRDGSGPRTPVRVPIGSSYKAGLLARLNLV, from the coding sequence GTGAATCCTTCCCCGACCACTACCCCTCCCGACAGTGCCCTGCGCCAGGTAAACGAAGCCGACCGCCTTGACGCGCTGCGCAGTTACCAAATTCTCGACACGGGCCAGGAGCAGGTGTTCACCGACATCGCGCAGCTTTCGGCCTTCATCTGCGGCACTCCCATTTCGCTGGTTTCGCTCATCGACGACAGCCGCCAGTGGTTCAAGGCCCACGTGGGCCTCGACACCCAGCAAACCCCGCGCGAACACGCGTTTTGTCAATACGCCATGCGGGCCAACGACGTGTACGAAGTGCGCGACGCCACCGCCGACGCGCGCTTTGCCAACAACCCCCTCGTGACCAGCGACCCCAACATTCGCTTCTACGCCGGGGCCCCGCTGCTCTCGCCCGAAGGCCAGCCCCTGGGCACGCTCTGCGCCATCGACACGGTGCCGCGCGTGCTCACCGCCGACCAGCGCGATGCCCTGCGCATTCTGGCCCGGCAGGTGATGGCCCACCTGGAGCTGCGCCGCGTCCGGTTGCAGCTCGAAGACGAGCGCCAGAAGCTGGAAGGCGTACTGCGCATGGCCAACCACACCGGCGACTCACTCTACGCCAACAACCGCACCGAGATATTCGTGAAGCAGGACCAGCGCCTGGTGCGTGTGCTCACCGCCGACCTGCAGTACGTGGAAGCCCTCGGCGACTACGTGAACCTGCACACCACCCGCGAGCGCCTCACCATGTACGGCACCATGAAGGACCTCGAAACCAAGCTACCGGTGCGCGACTTCGCCCGAATCCACCGCAAGTACATCGTGCGCCTCGACCGCATTGTGTCCATCGAAGCCGACGCCGCCCTGCTCGACGGCGTGCGCGACGGCTCCGGGCCCCGCACGCCGGTGCGCGTGCCCATCGGCAGTTCCTACAAGGCCGGCCTGCTGGCTCGCCTCAACCTGGTATAG
- a CDS encoding twin-arginine translocase TatA/TatE family subunit, protein MHHPLFLIGSFGTTEILLILFVIILLFGAKRIPELFRGMGQGVREFKDATAKPEEQQPQYRDQPGAPVPPYQQQYPQQGYPQQGYPQQPPQGYPQQPQQGYPQQGYQQPAPPAYNPNDPNSRPRQ, encoded by the coding sequence ATGCATCATCCCCTGTTTCTAATCGGCAGCTTCGGCACCACCGAAATCCTGCTTATCCTGTTCGTCATCATCTTGCTGTTTGGGGCCAAGCGTATTCCCGAGCTGTTTCGGGGCATGGGTCAGGGCGTGCGGGAGTTCAAAGACGCCACCGCCAAGCCCGAAGAGCAGCAGCCGCAATACCGCGACCAGCCCGGCGCCCCGGTGCCGCCTTACCAGCAACAATATCCTCAGCAGGGCTACCCGCAACAGGGCTACCCCCAGCAGCCCCCGCAGGGCTACCCGCAGCAGCCGCAACAAGGCTATCCGCAGCAGGGCTACCAGCAGCCCGCGCCGCCGGCCTACAACCCCAACGACCCCAACAGCCGGCCGCGCCAGTAG